A stretch of the Conger conger chromosome 3, fConCon1.1, whole genome shotgun sequence genome encodes the following:
- the LOC133123519 gene encoding delta-sarcoglycan-like: MTQEHFAQRNNVQDSEKQQICAVGIHGWRKRCLYFFLLLLMILILVNLALTIWILKVMNFTIDGMGNLRITPMGLQLAGDSEFLQPLYAKEIQSRPGSPLLLQSSRNVSINILDDRNVPITQLVTGSGGVRSCSKLLEVKSNSGKLLFSADDREIVVGADRLRVPGAEGAVFSRSVETPHIRAEPFKELRLESPTRSLIMEAPKGVQFLAEAGDIQATCRNEMRLESKDGQITLDASKIKLPRLPQGQTSSAGPKQTVFEACVCPNGRLFISPAGTGSTCLTSTSICQ, translated from the exons ATGACCCAGGAACACTTTGCTCAGAGAAACAACGTCCAGGATTCAGAGAAACAGCAAATCTGCGCAGTGGGGATTCATGGCTGGAGGAAACGCTGCTTGTACTTCTTCCTGCTCCTCCTAATGATCTTAATCCTAGTTAACCTCGCGCTCACCATCTGGATCCTCAAAGTCATGAACTTCACCATC GATGGGATGGGTAACCTCAGAATTACACCGATGGGTCTCCAGCTGGCGGGGGACTCTGAATTTCTCCAGCCCCTCTACGCCAAAGAGATCCAATCAAGGCCT GGCAGTCCTTTACTCCTTCAGTCTTCAAGAAATGTGTCAATCAACATCCTAGATGACAGAAATGTGCCAATCACCCAACTAGTAACAG GGTCAGGTGGAGTTCGCTCGTGTAGCAAGCTCCTGGAGGTGAAATCCAACAGCGGAAAACTGCTATTCTCGGCGGATGACCGGGAGATCGTGGTGGGAGCGGACAGGTTGCGAGTCCCAG GTGCAGAGGGAGCTGTGTTCAGCAGGTCTGTAGAAACACCTCACATCCGTGCAGAGCCCTTCAAGGAGCTCCG gtTGGAGTCTCCGACTCGGTCCCTTATCATGGAGGCTCCCAAGGGGGTGCAATTCCTGGCGGAGGCTGGAGACATCCAGGCCACCTGTAGGAATGAGATGCGTCTGGAATCCAAGGATGGACAA ataaCGCTGGACGCCAGTAAAATCAAGCTCCCTCGGCTGCCGCAGGGTCAGACGTCGTCCGCCGGACCCAAGCAGACGGTGtttgaggcgtgtgtgtgtccgaacGGGAGGCTTTTTATCTCACCggccggaactggctccacctGCCTGACCAGCACCAGCATCTGCCAATGA